TCGTCCAAAGTTCACTTTAGTGAGTTagcaagtttaatttatttgggtCTGATGGGAAACATTTTGTTTGGCATCAAACTGAGTAAAAACTGAACTCCAAGTGCGTAAAGAAGTAAGTGAAAAGTGGAGGAGAAAGTATCATGGTTTGGGGGATGTTTTCTGCAGCAGGAGTTCGGACTTTTAAACAGCTACATGGCAGGGGGAATGCAAATATTTATCAGAACCTCTTTCAGCAACATGCGGTACCTTCCCTGCAAGCATCTCCTAATCAGCCTGCGATTTTCATGCAAGACAATGCCCCCGCCACACTGCAAAACAGGTAAAGCAGTTCCTTGAAgctgaaaacactgaaataatgaaatgtcaGAGACCTGATCTAAACCTGACCTGAAAATCTCTGGAAAATCCTTGGCAACAAAGTTATTCCTAAGAAACCAACTACAGCTACCAAACTATGGAAGAGACTGGAAGAAGAATGGACCAAGATCACACCAGTGCAGTGTGAGAGACTAGTGATGTCCTGCGGCCGCAGATGTGCTAAAGCCATTCAAAGCAATGGCCTCTACAGTTCCTACTAATTTCTGACTGCTGTAACTCTCCAAAATCTTGTTgtaatcttcttttgtgctacAGCAGTTattgttctctaattttgatcactgttttccacaaaataaaggTTATTGTTGAATTGGCTTGGTTTTTGTCAAACATGTTAGTAGTACAGTGGTATACCTAGAGCTAATATTACTTCATTTTTTTAGCGATGAAGAATAACAATattgttctctaattttgtATCTCAGGCCAAAGGAATGGAAACGGATGGATGGCCAGTTCAATATGAACTAGTTtatcataaaagtaatttaaggCAAAGTTATCTGAGCTATGCTAGCAACAATACTCTAAACTTAAAACACAGTTGTCTCACGTTTTATTTATGCTTTGGAATCTTACAAGAAAGGAAGGATGCTTGAACGCTTGTGAGCTATAAAAGCCACCATCTGAGCAATAACATTTTCTCTTCAATGTTAAAACTTCCTATAAACTATTAATGCAacagtttcttttctttttactcATTTAGTTCTTCAGATACACTGCTGTTGGAAGTGAAGGGTTGTGGTGAATGTGTCTCTAGGCAACACGGCTGGTAAAAGCCATCAGTCCTCCTAAAAGAGTCAGAGTTATGCTTGAATGCCTTGTGCGAAAAATTGAGTTCTGACAAGGGCTTTCTTGCATCAAGTGTCAAATACTATGAAATGAATTCCCTTCAGAATTGTGATTGCATTGTACATTGTACAAGGCTTATTATATGCAACATAATGAAGAACCCCATTTGTATAGTTTGCAATGACAGCAGGGTTTGATATGATTAGGGGTAGACTGGGGTGATAACCAAAGGGTTGTAGGTGTAAGACACAGGAGACGTTTGATGCATGAAAAAGAACAATTAAATCATCCCGCAAAATATAGCATGCACTGGTTATTGTCAGTGCCACATTTGCATGTGtgagaaatttatattttgaacacCTTGTTATGCTGTGGTGTGCTAAAATAGCCCAGGGCCTGAATGGAAAGTTTTTGTTTAGTACATTAGTggtattgtaatattaaatactTGAGTGTGTTCCCTTTCGTTTTGGTTCTTGTTTGAGTTGAGCTGCTAGTATCTTTGACCTTCATGTGAACTCACTTTGAACGTGACACAGAGCTTAAGCACTTCACAGTGTTCGTCTCACACACATTAAAGTGCAGAGTGTGTGACAACAGCCACCTCTGCTCTCTCTTGGGTTTCAAGCACACATCAAAGCCTGTCTCATCTGCGTGGAGCCCGGTGGTCCTCGTCATTTGAAGGGTGGCACCTTCATTTGTCACCCAGACGTTCTGGTGTATCTGATGTGGAGTGATGCACATATTAGCAAGGCATTGACATTGAGCTTAAACAGACAGACCGTCTGCACATAGGCATAGGCAAATCTGTCAAAGGAGTCCTGAATGGTTGCCAAGGTGATTGTTGGGGTGTTCTCCAAGGGTGCTAGGATGTTGTTAAGCAGTTGCAAGGGGGTTCTGGGTTTTTACTAGGGCATGGTtaggcagttgctagggtggtgGTAAGTTGTTGCTAGAGTGTTAGGGGTGGTTGCCTGGACGTTGCTAAATGATTGTTCAGGTGTTCTGGGTGGCTGCTATTAGAGATGTAAcggtatgaaaatttcttatcacggttatagtgaccaaaattatcacgtttatcagtattatcacggtattgttaaaatgtgctggaaatgttCAAAAACTACTGACACATAAATCAGtagattttaaatgattttaaacagCAGTTTATAATAGTTTGTTCGAATAAAACTTTACTTTAAAAACACATGAGAGTGTTTGAAAGCCGCGTCTATCAGCGGATCCCTAATATATCTGCACATAGACGTATCCGCTGACTGACAGACGCCTGCTTTTAAATGCTCCCGTGTGCTTCTGTGTGAGTGCTCGGTGAAGAGCGTGAAGCGATGATTATTGCAGCCAATCACAGTCAAATCTGTTGAGCGCGTGAACACATTGGCCAATCAGCAGGTTTTAAGAATCGGCTCAAAGGCGCTCAAATGTTAGCGGAAAatggatgtttttaaaatgtcattaccGGCTGGTACCGAAGtcagtacttttgacaacactagttaTGAGGGGTTTCtaaggtgttttgggtggttgctaaagCATTGTTCGCAAGTCAATAGGGAGTTTTCTGGGAGTTGCTAAACAGTTGCCAGGGTGTTCTTGGAAATTGTTTACTGGTCCAAGTCATAAAGCCCTCCCCTGATTCTTTATAATATTCTGATTTCTAGATATAACTTGGTCCCCTTCTTCAGtttcattagaaatgcattgtGTTTCTGATTCATGTTGCATTTTAAAGTCCTACTTGTGTAATACCTGTTCATAAACAATGGCTTCCCATCTCCACGAACAATTCTCCCTTCTTTGTGAAAGATGAGAGCAGTTTGAAGATGAACCATGTGGATCACATTCCTCAGACACTGGCCAGCCATGGGCCTGTCCCAGCAGAGACCCACACCCGCAGCCAACACGGCGCCGATATGCTGCAACCGGACCCCCGCGACACCTTCTTCAACAGTAAGCCTCTATCTGTCTGTTCAGGTCCACTTTCTAGTCCCTTTTTATTTGATTCTTCTAACTCTCTGTTGCTATTGGGTCCACTGAAAttgtttttcctcattttgtgtTCCGGATTGACAAATAATGTTTGAAAGGAGAATTTGATAATCTGCTTCTGGTAATATTAAACCGTCTTTCTCACAATACTCTCCATAGTTCCCATGATTGACCCCTCTCATCTTGAAAATGTGTTGCCCGCCTGTCTCTACTCGCCAACATATGTGGTTAAAGACTTCCCTATCGCTCGCTATCAAGGCCTACAATTTGTGAGTCTAACAAACACATATTTCTGCACACATTTTGCCAAATAGTACAACAGAAAATGCCTTTTGTGTAACAATGCATTTGCACCTGTTGCCGTATTGACTTGCTGCTGCAGTGTACTAAAACTTCCTGTGTGATTACTGCCCCCTTTTGGATTACAAAAGTAATTGCAGGCATACAATAAAAGCCAatcaaaagcacaaaaacaaaaggtGAGAGCAATAATAAACAGGTACATTTACACAAATTTACATTCAATTTTCTGCATCAAATGAagaaacagacattttttttgACAAATCAGACTTCACAATGCTACATTTTAGAGAGAGAACAATTTTTTTCTATATCCTACAATGCGATGTGCTTGACATTAGCTTGAAGCAATAAAAGTCAGTTTCCTGAGATGAAAACTCTATACCACTTGCctaaataaaaagcaataaatatttaaatgtttattgttgcatactttcacattatttttcaaaagattTGTAGGCAGCATGCAGTACAGTATATGCTAGACAACAGGCTTTTATCCAGTATTCACAGACATAATGATCAGTATTGAACTAATGACATTTCAAGTTAATTATCTGGGTTGTCATGTCTGGTATTTTGTCTGCAGGTCTATCTTTCTTTTGTCTATCCCAATGACTTTACCCGCCTCACCCACATGGAAAGAGAAAACAAGTGCTTCTATAGAGAGTCACCCATCTATTTGGAGAAGTAAGCTTGTATATAGATTGCAATGgcaataaatatattgaaatatattatgaaatataatgtgGACAGTAAGACCAGGGACATTTAtcaataaagtattttttttttcttcaactcATAGAAGACttcttgaaattaaatggtactCTGAATCATTATGATCACTGAAACAGAGATGAATAAATACAGTTCTCTAAAACTCTGTATTTCTGTCTTTCATGGACTTGATCTTTTTCTCTCCATCTCTTTCTCTAACAGGTTTGGCTTCTATAAATACATGAAGATGGATGAGGAGGAAGATGACAGGCCATTCTTCTTCCCTAATCCTGATGGTGAGTTTTCatgtgtgtgatcagtgatcCAGAAGAGGAATAACACTTCATTAGTGCATCGTTCCGTCACAAGCTGCTTTATTAGAACATGGCAGATATATTCATCAGGAGATAATGGCCTTGGGTTTGAGCCAGAAAAGAAATGAATTGCTGGAgttgtgtttattttcaaagGGTTAAGGCCTGGTTACAACAACATGAAAATTGCTGACGAAAGGTGTTTTCATAAGACGAACTACACGTTGTTTTGGAATCAACATTCTAAACTATAAAATCCTGATAACATCCTAAACTATAAGATAACTGTAAAAACTATGATTTAAACAGCTTTACAGTTCAAATAGTGCAAGTTTTGATAAAAACAACAAGTCTGAACAAGAACGGAAGActggctgaataaaaatacaaattcactCTCCAGTAGGTGGCGCTTACGGAAAGCAGAAATACACTAGCTACGATAGTTACCTTGTACAAAAAGCAGCATTGCACTTATAAACATGATTTCATAAAACGTAACCCAGAGataagatgaaaagaaaatgccatAAAAACTTTTTCCGAAGACTATCAGTTCCTTTAAGATGTACATTCATATACCCATATAAACTCCTCTGATTTGTACAAATCACGTAAATGGCCTATTTTGGCGTCAGAATGGTGTGTTTTGCCAAAAGGCAACAAGTTTGCAGTTGTGGTATATTTCACAATGCCAATTGCTGGGTCTCTCAAACATATTGCAATTCCTAGGTGCCACTTGTAGAAGTTTCATACTACAGCTTTAAAGTCTTGTTAAAGTCTTAGTATGAATAGGCCTGTAAGTTGCAAATTGCCGAAAATTATTTTTCTAGGTCTCTTTGTGAACTTGGCCTCAAGTGGTGGAGTAACACTCATATGGTGCTTTTCTACTGCATGGTATGGCACGGTACGGTTCACTTTTGGGGGtttttccactgggtacagtacctgatacctggtactttttttgaaaatcgTCACTGTGAACTTGTGACAGGAGACACAACAGACctgctagatttaaatcagcacagccagtGAAGAATCGAACGCAACCGTTGAGCGCACCttttttaacaaccaaaaaatttttcgttgtctgttgaggaagtacagacgtTCCTCTCATTTATAGCCAaggagcggatccagcgagagcttgATGAAACGACGCGGAATTTaaaagtttttcaggagtcacggcagtagaggcggcGCAACTATAACGACATGTAAaactctaaagcggtactaaactgcagtggaaacgcaaaccgTACTGAGCCGTGTCGTACCACACAGTGCAAAAGTGCCAATAGTGTTTGGTTTGTTTTGCTTTAGATTTTCTTGAAGAAGAAGAGGGGGCGGATCCAGAGGATGAAGCACAAGTTGTTGGCACCCAGTCAGCAAAGAAGACTGTCCAACCTAGCCAATCAAGTCACACCTCAAACCCCTCTTATAAACCTGATCCCACAATGTTGGAGAAAAAAGAGGTAGAGTCGGACAACCCAGCTTTTAGGAGAGAGCAAAGACGCTTTTTCACGAGAGCAAGGCAGGTGGTTGGGTCTCAACCTCAAGAGACGGAACCTCAAGACACTCTGAACCATCAGGCTAAGGTAGGGTTGCCAAAAAGTGAGAGTGTGGTGCGAGGTCGTTCTCTCACTTGGGTTCAAAGAGACCGCCGAGACCTCAGAGAGGGTTGGTCAGAAGATCATTCACCGAAAATAAGCAGATCAGCTTTACTTTTCCCGCCAAAATCCTCATTGGTGGCCCTCAACAGTCGAGCCAAGCAAATCCTCAGCGGTCCTGCCCACACCGTTCCTTCCCCAGGTAACAACCACGCTCATGACAACAGCCACAATCCTGGAACCAACAAGGAACGCAAGAAGGAGGACAACAAAATCTACGTCACAAGACCTCGCCCTGCTAAGGACAAGCAAAGTCTCATTTCACGCCAACCCAGAGAGGTCTTCCCTGGCGTTTTCCTGTACCAGAATGGCAAAACCACAAAGCTGGTGAACCTCAGTGCCAAACCAAAGCTCAGCAAAGGAGCTTTGCGTGCATCCCAGTTATTTGCACGGTCTCCTCTGCAAGAGAACAAGGTCTTTCCAGCAAGCCCCAACTTCAGCAAGCCAGCTGAAAATCCCATGCCCCCAAACAGAGCAGCAATCCCAAGCCGCTTTGAGAGAAGGATACGAGGCGTCTGGGAAAAACACCAGCATCCCTTGAGGCCCATCACAACCGCTCGACCCCCTCCTGTGCCCACCCGTCCGTCCGCTAACTCCTCTGAGAACGTGCTTCCGACTGGGCCTCTCCGTGTCACTTCCTACTTGCACACCTCTGAGATTACTGAGTCCCAACAGCACCGGCCGGACATGGACCCAGAACCAGAGGAGGAAGGAGGCCTTTCGGAGTATAGCTATGAGGATGTGGAGCCTCGTCCTGGGTGGGTGGAGGAGGCCATTAATTGGCAGAGGACGTTTTCCGTTAATAGCATGGACTTTGAGACATTGCGCTCTGACTGGAATGATCTTCGGTGCAACGTATCTGGAAACCTGCAGCTATCTGAGAGCGAAGTGGTGGACGTTCTTGCGCAGTACATGGAGAAACTCAACGAACGTAATGGAGGGTGAGGCTGATatagaaaacaatattttaatttccaATATATCGGTAAAATCAGTATTTaccatttatatatttgtatttatatatgtatttatatataaaataatttttctgctGTGTAACTCTAGTCATTTGGTGATACAGAGACATTTAATTCACAGTATATCGGTAAATATCGGTTTTCACACATTGTGTTttgcaatcttttttttaaactcattGTTACATTCCTTTGAGGTTTCTTTTTCCTGTCTGTCTAGTTAGCGATACAGAGAATTACAATAATTACTGGAAAGTGGACACcttacattttatgtatttattttacacatttaattgGAAAATATAAGTAAAATGTCAGTAGTCACGGtgtgtatttacattacattttttttgtttttcatttattgttacagttttttttccttACTGAACACCTATTTGGCAATACAGAAAATTATCATAATTACTCTTATAACTAAATTCATACACATTTCACTTGcaatatgtttcttttttgttgttgttctactgaaataatgtctgaaaaactgtaaaataatttaatttgcaaaatatgtgtaaaatatttgttttcagtttatttttcctCTCTCCAACTGCACAGCTATTTAGCAATAAAgataattactgtaattattgTTGAAAATGGGCACCTTACCAttcatatacatttaaaattgcaCCGGTGTGCATTTTCAACTAATCACACAACCACTCACTCCACCatgtaatcttttttttccctccctcttTCTCAGGATTTACACTCTCCTCCGCATTATAAATGTAGAAAAGCGGCGTGACTCTGCACGCGGTAACCGCTACCTAATAGAGCTGGAGCTAATGGAGAGAGGCCGTAAAGTTGTCCGTCTATCTGAGTACATCTACATGCTGTTGCACCGAGGCCGGGTAGAAGACAGTCTGGAGAATATGGAAGGGGTCACAGCATCATCCCCCTCTTCCCCTGTCGCCAGCCCACCTGCTCCACCCTCCCGCACACCTACCCATGGGGCCCACGGCACCCCGCAGTGGGGCACAGTATATGCCAAACCCCTGCTGTGCCAGCCAGTGATGCTGCAGTGGAAAAAGAATGTCATGGTGCATTTTGTGGTACCAGGTAAGTAATAAATGTAATCTATTTTTGTGAAACTATGTACCCAGATGGCACACTttcctgcacagtttagctctaACCAGTGTAGCCAAGTTGGGCGAATTTTACCTGGGGGACCCCGccaaaaaaacatgtattttaccCCCCAGAATGCGATTtttattagcttgttcaggtgtgtttaattaggtttggagctaaactcttcaGGAAAGTGGACCTTGTGGGTCAGAGTTTAGAATCCCAGATGTAACT
This genomic stretch from Onychostoma macrolepis isolate SWU-2019 chromosome 25, ASM1243209v1, whole genome shotgun sequence harbors:
- the b4galnt4a gene encoding N-acetyl-beta-glucosaminyl-glycoprotein 4-beta-N-acetylgalactosaminyltransferase 1 isoform X2 codes for the protein MLLFVASKMVRGRWRELIPAGRETHVHQTSTAKAKMSATAWRRKMQWLTGSAEARGGRQPENSLLPCDQTVREWIECSHIGSLIGGNRCRGFLDGGQQEDEPNAGTVHDKDQAEIRKFIAQKYKKLPWKPEFKGQANLHVFEDWCGSSVAQLRKNLHFPLYPHTRTAVKKLAVAPKWKNYGLRIFGYILPYKDGDFQFAVSSDDNSELWLSSDDSPLNARLQAYVGKLGSEWTAPGEFTKFRSQVSKSVHLMASRRYYFEILHKQDDKGSDHVEVGWRPFLPGLKYEVIDSAYISLYTDESSLKMNHVDHIPQTLASHGPVPAETHTRSQHGADMLQPDPRDTFFNIPMIDPSHLENVLPACLYSPTYVVKDFPIARYQGLQFVYLSFVYPNDFTRLTHMERENKCFYRESPIYLEKFGFYKYMKMDEEEDDRPFFFPNPDDFLEEEEGADPEDEAQVVGTQSAKKTVQPSQSSHTSNPSYKPDPTMLEKKEVESDNPAFRREQRRFFTRARQVVGSQPQETEPQDTLNHQAKVGLPKSESVVRGRSLTWVQRDRRDLREGWSEDHSPKISRSALLFPPKSSLVALNSRAKQILSGPAHTVPSPGNNHAHDNSHNPGTNKERKKEDNKIYVTRPRPAKDKQSLISRQPREVFPGVFLYQNGKTTKLVNLSAKPKLSKGALRASQLFARSPLQENKVFPASPNFSKPAENPMPPNRAAIPSRFERRIRGVWEKHQHPLRPITTARPPPVPTRPSANSSENVLPTGPLRVTSYLHTSEITESQQHRPDMDPEPEEEGGLSEYSYEDVEPRPGWVEEAINWQRTFSVNSMDFETLRSDWNDLRCNVSGNLQLSESEVVDVLAQYMEKLNERNGGIYTLLRIINVEKRRDSARGNRYLIELELMERGRKVVRLSEYIYMLLHRGRVEDSLENMEGVTASSPSSPVASPPAPPSRTPTHGAHGTPQWGTVYAKPLLCQPVMLQWKKNVMVHFVVPVKNQARWVQQFISDMEFLHRETKDNNFNIIIVDFQSEDMDVEQALRESSVPRYEYLRREGNFERSAGLQIGVDTIEDSHSIVFLCDLHIHFPLNILENIRKHCVEGKLAFAPIVMRLGCGSSPQEPDGYWEVNGFGLFGIYKSDFDKIGGMNTEEFKDRWGGEDWELLDRVLQNGLEVERLRLRNFFHYYHSKRGMWNSQSSKTPKG